Genomic DNA from Nitrospirota bacterium:
AAAGGATAAAATGTTTAAAACCATCAACCGGGTCAGTCTCCTTGCCTTTTTTCTCCTGCTCACCGGGTGTATTCCACCTCAAAGCAATATTGACTATACGGCCTATCGACAAAGCAAACCCCGCTCTATTCTGGTTTTACCTCCGCTGAATAATTCCCCGGATATACGGGGAACCTACAGCTTCCTGTCCACGGTCACGAAACCCCTGGCTGAAGATGGATATTACGTTTTCCCTGTTGCGTTAGTAGATCAAACATTCAAGGAAAATGGATTGCTGAATCCGGGAGAGATGCATGAAGCACCTCTGGACAAGCTCAGAGAGATCTTTGGTGCCGATGCGACCCTCTATATTACCGTGACGCAGTATGGTGCCTCCTATCAAATATTGAGCAGTGAAGTAAGGGTTACCGCCAATGCAAAACTTATAGACAACCGAACTGGACAATTGCTCTGGTCCGGAACGGCAACGGCCTCTGATTCTGAAGGAGGAAACAACAGCGGCGGCGGTTTGACGGGCGCGCTCGCCACCGCTTTGCTAAAGCAGGTCATAAGTAATGTCGGAGATCCGGGT
This window encodes:
- a CDS encoding DUF799 domain-containing protein, whose translation is MFKTINRVSLLAFFLLLTGCIPPQSNIDYTAYRQSKPRSILVLPPLNNSPDIRGTYSFLSTVTKPLAEDGYYVFPVALVDQTFKENGLLNPGEMHEAPLDKLREIFGADATLYITVTQYGASYQILSSEVRVTANAKLIDNRTGQLLWSGTATASDSEGGNNSGGGLTGALATALLKQVISNVGDPGHKVAQKTSTRLLEAKPNGLLYGPRSPLYEVD